A stretch of [Clostridium] scindens DNA encodes these proteins:
- a CDS encoding response regulator, with product MQTQVLIADDAMFMRKVIRKHLAECGMTDIVEAANGAEAVELFIKNRPGLVLMDITMPEMTGLEALEEILKTDPEAKVIMCSAIGQQSMIIKSLEMGAMGFIVKPFEKNEFEATIRSVIGQPEN from the coding sequence ATGCAGACACAAGTATTGATTGCAGATGATGCAATGTTTATGAGGAAAGTAATCCGCAAGCATCTGGCTGAATGCGGGATGACCGATATCGTCGAGGCGGCAAATGGCGCCGAGGCGGTAGAGTTATTTATCAAAAATCGCCCGGGGCTGGTACTCATGGATATCACGATGCCGGAAATGACGGGGCTGGAGGCTTTGGAGGAGATACTTAAGACAGATCCCGAGGCCAAAGTCATCATGTGTTCGGCAATCGGGCAGCAGAGCATGATCATCAAGTCATTAGAAATGGGCGCAATGGGATTTATCGTAAAACCTTTTGAAAAAAATGAGTTTGAAGCGACGATACGCAGCGTAATCGGACAGCCGGAAAATTAA
- a CDS encoding CheR family methyltransferase, translating to MIRLRESEFEDIVRYIRENYGINLDKKQVLIECRLSRELEKRGIDSYGKYLELIKMDKDGDMAGEMINRLTTNYTYFMREPSHFSILRDEILPETYDGRHYGTYNIWCAGCSTGEECYTLAMTLADYRKRFPGVPSTRILATDLSGEVLRQAQEAVYPMREWDSLPKEWQQEYCYIVDEKHFGIDERLKYNITFMKHNLMEEFPQEKKFDLILCRNVMIYFDKASRRKLISSLERHLKPGGYLLIGHSELLSAEESSLKTVHPAIYKNLSNA from the coding sequence GTGATTAGGCTAAGAGAAAGTGAATTCGAGGATATTGTGAGATATATCCGCGAGAATTATGGAATTAATCTTGACAAGAAGCAGGTACTGATCGAGTGCAGACTGTCGAGGGAACTCGAAAAGCGGGGAATTGATTCATATGGAAAGTACCTGGAATTGATTAAAATGGACAAAGACGGGGATATGGCGGGAGAGATGATCAACCGCCTGACGACGAATTATACATATTTCATGAGGGAACCCAGCCATTTTTCCATTTTAAGGGATGAGATCCTGCCGGAGACATATGATGGAAGGCACTATGGAACTTATAATATCTGGTGCGCCGGATGCTCTACAGGAGAAGAGTGCTATACGCTTGCGATGACGCTTGCAGACTATAGGAAGCGTTTTCCGGGTGTGCCATCGACAAGGATTCTGGCAACAGATCTGTCAGGCGAAGTCCTGAGACAGGCACAGGAGGCTGTCTATCCGATGCGGGAGTGGGACAGTTTGCCGAAAGAGTGGCAGCAGGAATACTGCTACATTGTTGATGAAAAGCATTTTGGGATTGACGAGAGGCTGAAATATAACATTACATTCATGAAGCATAACCTGATGGAGGAATTTCCTCAGGAGAAGAAGTTTGATCTAATCTTATGCCGTAACGTGATGATTTATTTCGATAAGGCTTCCAGACGGAAGCTGATATCATCCTTGGAGCGGCATCTCAAGCCTGGAGGCTATCTGCTTATCGGACATTCAGAACTGCTCTCGGCAGAAGAGTCAAGTCTTAAGACAGTACATCCTGCTATATATAAAAATCTATCAAATGCATAG